The Pseudanabaena galeata CCNP1313 genome includes a region encoding these proteins:
- a CDS encoding tetratricopeptide repeat protein has protein sequence MSVANIGATILAAFVGAIIVPMPTQAQHTTVNPANRAVRNEADRLLDLGYVQLKDGKPREAIKTWLYAIGYYRRINDQPAIAYTLARVSDAYEMMGAANAAQDTTRQRIRYANTLQDNGAKLESSNNLVSFEIAQNKLESAAKLNNETLDLAIQNDQGLNTALALNNKGLIAGRYGDHLAAIKLYYASIKKYPLREAIGEGYVYVNSGDSFMSLDNYKSAIKDYGMALTIARQYRNYPLMAVASDRLIAAYLEVPNFYRIEELLQNRSSLALVMGDRETAAIAQRYLGDLYLSFGNLPKSRAAYQESYDFAAMLEDTSGLQLREAYYKLQALKRM, from the coding sequence ATGTCAGTTGCTAATATTGGCGCAACGATTTTAGCGGCATTTGTGGGGGCGATCATTGTGCCGATGCCGACACAGGCGCAACACACAACTGTTAACCCCGCAAATCGGGCTGTTCGCAATGAAGCCGATCGCTTGCTTGATCTTGGCTATGTACAACTCAAAGATGGCAAACCACGCGAAGCCATTAAGACTTGGCTCTATGCGATCGGCTATTACCGTCGCATTAATGACCAACCTGCGATCGCCTACACACTGGCAAGGGTGAGCGATGCCTATGAAATGATGGGAGCAGCGAACGCCGCTCAAGATACAACTCGCCAAAGAATCCGTTATGCCAATACTTTGCAAGACAATGGCGCAAAGTTAGAAAGCTCCAATAATTTGGTCAGTTTTGAGATTGCCCAAAACAAACTAGAATCTGCGGCGAAACTCAACAACGAAACTCTTGATCTGGCTATTCAAAATGATCAAGGACTGAATACCGCGCTTGCTCTGAATAACAAAGGTTTAATTGCAGGGCGCTACGGTGACCATCTAGCGGCGATCAAGCTCTATTATGCATCTATCAAAAAATATCCACTCCGTGAGGCGATCGGTGAAGGCTATGTCTATGTCAATAGCGGCGATAGTTTCATGTCGTTGGATAATTACAAATCAGCGATCAAGGACTATGGTATGGCTCTAACGATCGCCCGCCAATATCGCAATTATCCATTGATGGCAGTTGCTAGCGATCGCTTGATTGCCGCCTATCTCGAAGTCCCTAACTTTTATCGCATTGAAGAATTATTGCAAAATCGCTCTAGCTTGGCTTTGGTGATGGGCGATCGCGAAACGGCGGCGATCGCTCAGCGATATTTGGGTGATTTGTACTTATCTTTTGGAAATCTGCCAAAATCACGCGCTGCTTACCAAGAGTCCTATGATTTTGCTGCTATGCTAGAAGATACTTCTGGCTTGCAACTGCGAGAAGCTTATTACAAATTGCAAGCTCTAAAAAGAATGTGA
- a CDS encoding apocytochrome f (cytochrome f, with cytochrome b6, subunit IV, and the Rieske protein, makes up the large subunit of the cytochrome b6-f complex; cytochrome b6-f mediates electron transfer between photosystem II and photosystem I) — translation MKKALFRANRLIVGVSLCVLTSLTLLFGLNAPSAFAYPYFAQEAYKNPREATGRIVCANCHLAQKGIELELPQAVLPDSVFEAVVKLPYDHTKQQVSADGSKTGLNVGAVLVLPEGFKIAPEDRLSEELKEKTKDTYYQPYSDTQENIVLVGPVSGDDYSEIVFPVLAPDPAKDKNVHFLKYSVSAGGNRGRGQVYPTGEKSNNNEYTSSVSGLVTQISPIAPNEDEGIYGGYEISVQTTDGSIAVEKVPAGAELVVEPGSDVKVGSPLTTNPNIGGFGQHDGEIVLQDPRRIQWLLAFFASVIVTQILLVLKKKQVEKVQAAEMNF, via the coding sequence ATGAAAAAAGCTTTGTTCCGTGCTAATCGTTTGATTGTGGGAGTCAGTCTATGTGTCCTCACAAGTTTAACTTTACTATTCGGGCTTAATGCCCCCTCTGCTTTTGCATATCCTTATTTTGCTCAAGAAGCTTACAAAAATCCTCGCGAAGCTACAGGTCGCATCGTCTGCGCTAACTGCCACCTCGCCCAAAAGGGAATCGAATTAGAACTACCTCAAGCAGTGCTACCCGACTCCGTATTTGAAGCCGTTGTCAAACTCCCCTACGATCACACCAAACAACAAGTAAGTGCTGATGGCAGCAAAACAGGTCTGAACGTTGGTGCAGTTTTAGTATTGCCTGAAGGATTTAAGATTGCTCCTGAAGATCGCTTGTCTGAAGAACTGAAGGAAAAGACCAAGGATACCTATTACCAACCCTACAGTGATACCCAAGAAAATATTGTTTTAGTTGGTCCCGTATCTGGTGATGATTATTCGGAAATTGTTTTTCCTGTACTTGCTCCCGATCCTGCTAAGGACAAGAATGTTCACTTCTTGAAATATTCAGTCAGTGCTGGTGGCAACCGTGGTCGTGGACAGGTTTATCCTACTGGCGAAAAGAGCAATAACAACGAATATACTTCTTCTGTTTCTGGTCTAGTTACGCAAATTAGCCCGATCGCCCCAAATGAAGATGAAGGTATCTACGGTGGTTATGAAATTTCAGTTCAGACTACTGATGGCAGTATTGCTGTTGAGAAGGTTCCTGCTGGTGCTGAACTAGTTGTAGAACCTGGTAGTGATGTGAAAGTTGGTTCTCCTCTAACCACAAATCCTAATATTGGTGGTTTTGGTCAGCATGATGGCGAAATCGTCCTTCAAGATCCTCGCCGCATTCAGTGGTTGCTAGCATTCTTTGCTTCGGTCATCGTTACCCAAATTTTGTTGGTACTGAAGAAGAAGCAAGTCGAAAAAGTCCAAGCCGCAGAAATGAATTTCTAA
- the petC gene encoding cytochrome b6-f complex iron-sulfur subunit, producing the protein MSQASASADVPSMGRRQFMNLILGGSAAVTTLGAAGPFLAYFVPPSRGGTGGGVAAKDALGNDVIASKFLADHQAGDRVLAQGLKGDPTYIVVTDNKEIASYGLNAVCTHLGCVVPWNVAENKFMCPCHGSQYNAEGKVVRGPAPLSLALAHATVSDDVVQFSTWTETDFRTNEAPWWA; encoded by the coding sequence ATGAGTCAAGCTTCTGCATCCGCCGATGTCCCTAGCATGGGCCGTCGTCAATTTATGAACTTAATTTTAGGGGGTTCTGCGGCCGTAACCACCCTTGGAGCCGCAGGTCCTTTCCTCGCCTATTTTGTCCCACCTTCTCGCGGTGGAACTGGCGGTGGCGTTGCTGCTAAGGACGCACTAGGTAATGATGTAATTGCTTCAAAGTTCTTGGCAGATCATCAAGCAGGCGATCGCGTACTTGCTCAAGGACTTAAAGGCGATCCTACTTATATTGTCGTTACCGACAATAAAGAAATTGCTTCCTATGGACTAAACGCAGTTTGTACACACCTTGGTTGCGTTGTGCCTTGGAATGTTGCCGAAAATAAATTTATGTGTCCTTGTCACGGCTCTCAGTACAACGCTGAAGGTAAAGTTGTACGGGGTCCCGCGCCATTGTCTCTAGCCCTTGCCCATGCCACAGTTAGCGATGATGTGGTGCAATTTAGCACATGGACAGAAACTGACTTCCGCACTAATGAAGCACCTTGGTGGGCTTAA
- a CDS encoding serine/threonine-protein kinase, with translation MNEKYPSQFSKYRILGLVGRGQFGKVSCARMRDTGKLVALKELEHQRFPTSKLLRELRFLLTLQHENIVTCSALMHHQNYRYLVMDYCEGGTLRDLMSHSKTLSVQQCFDLIHDILLGLEHAHAANIIHCDIKPENILLKITANGWLAKISDFGIAKLSQEIGTDSNNSGSPGYMAPERFYGQFSAGSDIYAVGIILYELLVGKRPFTGMPTELMNAHLNHRIVIPDSLPRSLAKIITRSLEKLPKRRYISASEMRQDLEAIRSEDFSHVQMGLDAEICTTVFFDQKSQHFAQKDTPEKIVGLVGAEKSRFYSTSSFLLHWHSLTLDQSEQIAKSEYEIEAITFARKTLFAITKRSIYQFGQVKPKSLYQSSQAFKWAISPHGDWFAVSTGKQLEIRNLVYGRAMRLEFATRDLSCIIAFDQHHLLAIANKPENNESRAIVISRRCNIMYRLSLPIPIDSGIATFTSDRVLLLEAGNHKNIYLLDIKPYRLMRIPLEYEVLIMSATPWGYVITASYNEHQTILMLLDLRGNNINNLIIDGEVTAIAPIDINLLAIAISDKSGYKLHAINLKKLEIDLVF, from the coding sequence ATGAATGAAAAATACCCTTCGCAGTTCTCTAAGTATCGGATCTTAGGCTTAGTTGGCAGAGGACAATTTGGCAAGGTTTCATGTGCAAGGATGCGAGATACTGGCAAATTGGTCGCGCTCAAAGAACTGGAACATCAGCGATTTCCTACTAGTAAGCTTTTACGCGAATTGCGCTTTTTATTGACCCTACAGCATGAAAATATTGTTACCTGTTCAGCGCTAATGCATCATCAAAACTATCGCTATTTAGTGATGGACTACTGCGAGGGGGGTACACTCCGAGATCTGATGAGCCATAGCAAAACCCTATCAGTGCAGCAATGCTTTGATTTAATTCATGATATTTTGCTGGGTTTAGAACATGCCCATGCCGCGAATATTATCCATTGTGATATTAAGCCTGAAAATATACTGCTAAAGATTACGGCTAATGGATGGCTTGCCAAAATTTCCGATTTTGGTATTGCTAAGCTCAGTCAAGAAATCGGTACTGATAGCAACAATAGTGGCTCGCCTGGTTATATGGCTCCTGAACGGTTTTATGGTCAATTTTCAGCAGGCTCGGACATTTATGCAGTGGGGATTATTTTGTATGAGCTTCTGGTTGGCAAGCGACCATTTACAGGAATGCCTACGGAATTGATGAATGCTCACTTAAATCATCGGATCGTTATTCCTGATAGTTTGCCCCGATCGCTTGCCAAGATTATTACGCGATCGCTAGAGAAATTACCAAAACGTCGATACATTTCAGCCTCGGAGATGCGCCAAGATCTAGAAGCAATTCGCTCTGAAGATTTTAGCCATGTTCAAATGGGGCTTGATGCTGAAATTTGTACGACAGTTTTCTTTGACCAGAAATCGCAACATTTTGCCCAAAAAGATACACCTGAAAAGATTGTTGGGCTAGTTGGTGCAGAAAAATCGCGTTTTTATAGTACTTCTAGTTTTCTTCTGCACTGGCATAGTTTGACTTTGGATCAGTCTGAACAGATCGCCAAATCTGAATATGAAATTGAGGCGATCACTTTTGCAAGAAAGACCTTATTTGCGATCACCAAGCGCTCGATCTATCAGTTTGGGCAAGTAAAACCAAAATCTTTGTATCAATCATCTCAAGCCTTCAAATGGGCTATTTCTCCCCATGGTGATTGGTTTGCCGTATCTACGGGTAAACAATTAGAAATCCGAAATTTAGTTTATGGTCGAGCAATGCGCTTGGAGTTTGCCACTAGAGACTTAAGTTGCATCATTGCCTTCGATCAACATCATTTGTTAGCGATCGCTAATAAGCCAGAAAATAATGAAAGTCGGGCGATTGTTATTTCGCGACGTTGCAATATTATGTATCGCTTATCTCTGCCCATACCGATAGATTCTGGAATTGCTACATTTACCAGCGATCGCGTACTTTTGCTAGAAGCAGGTAATCATAAAAATATCTATCTGCTTGACATCAAGCCCTATCGGCTGATGCGAATTCCCTTAGAGTATGAAGTCTTAATCATGTCTGCAACCCCTTGGGGTTATGTGATTACCGCTAGTTACAATGAGCATCAGACTATTTTAATGTTGTTAGATTTGCGCGGTAATAATATTAATAACTTGATTATTGATGGCGAAGTGACAGCGATCGCTCCGATTGATATCAATTTATTAGCGATCGCAATTTCTGATAAATCAGGTTACAAGCTACACGCCATCAATCTTAAAAAACTAGAAATTGATCTGGTTTTCTAG
- a CDS encoding Rne/Rng family ribonuclease, with amino-acid sequence MPKQIIIAEQYRIAAVFSEDQIEEIVVAAGTHQVGDVYLGVVENVLTSIDAAFVNIGDGDRNGFIHITDLGPLKMRRSSGSISDLVVPQQRVLVQVMKEPTGNKGPRLTGNISLPGRYVVLLPFGRGVNLSRRIRSEAERNRLRALAILVKPAGMGILVRTEADGMPEEQIIEDLDNLQRQWEGIQQDVATTRQPTLLDRERDFVQRVLRDLYSTEVNRIVTDTSDGLRRIKQHLLGWADGKIPSGLMLDHHRERTPILEYFRVNAGIREALKPRVDLPSGGYIIIEPTEALTVIDVNSGSFTKSQTSRETVLWTNCEAAVEIARQIRLRNIAGVIVVDFIDMDTRRDQLQLLEHFNKALRADKSRPQIAQLTELGLVELTRKRQGQSIYELFGRPCSTCGGLGHLMHLPGEAAGQPVDATSRTWESKQSNQLDFTSEYEDGDSELGGGLEPNLVNHPSYQERGNLRRRGKRAILNKDPRESREPEKVIPADVRSRFEPRIEPLVEPRFEPRIEREVIVDRSVPSKLSLPSIPAAKAIAEPSEELVEVIDAAPVVVPENLPERPNKREIRTKVIEPPEVVVVEMTEEEQDVYSQIGVSPLVLLDREVKDPRNVIVTVALPGQAPKIANNIGHLRSRSESLMESRSDSRFESSTDVNLSVGREEQFAESLTESEEEIIEPPTETVTMNPVINPVKNGTSNGVILRVNRAQPIDSSNTEENLDSRSESSENSKEFVPIQSPEASRRKRSSANQP; translated from the coding sequence ATGCCAAAGCAAATAATTATTGCCGAGCAGTATCGAATTGCTGCTGTTTTTAGTGAAGATCAAATTGAAGAAATTGTTGTGGCCGCAGGAACTCACCAAGTCGGGGATGTTTACTTGGGCGTTGTCGAAAATGTTTTAACTAGTATTGATGCGGCTTTTGTCAATATTGGCGATGGCGATCGCAATGGCTTTATTCACATTACTGACCTTGGCCCCTTAAAAATGCGGCGATCGTCTGGATCGATCAGCGATCTAGTCGTACCGCAACAGCGTGTGCTGGTGCAGGTGATGAAGGAGCCAACAGGAAATAAAGGTCCCAGACTAACAGGAAATATTTCATTACCCGGTCGTTATGTTGTGCTATTGCCATTTGGTCGGGGGGTGAACCTATCTCGACGCATTCGCAGTGAGGCTGAACGTAACCGTCTTCGCGCCCTTGCCATTTTGGTTAAGCCTGCGGGTATGGGTATATTGGTGCGGACTGAAGCCGACGGAATGCCAGAGGAGCAGATCATTGAGGATCTCGATAATTTACAGCGCCAGTGGGAGGGCATTCAGCAGGATGTGGCAACTACGCGCCAGCCGACGTTACTCGATCGCGAACGGGATTTTGTACAACGAGTATTGCGCGATCTTTATAGCACTGAAGTAAATCGCATTGTCACCGATACTAGCGATGGGCTACGTCGTATTAAGCAACATTTATTGGGCTGGGCGGATGGCAAAATTCCTAGCGGCTTAATGCTAGACCATCATCGTGAGCGCACACCGATTTTAGAATATTTTCGGGTAAATGCAGGTATCCGTGAAGCCCTTAAGCCTAGGGTCGATCTGCCCAGTGGTGGCTACATTATTATTGAGCCAACCGAAGCATTGACCGTCATCGATGTTAACTCTGGCTCCTTTACCAAGTCCCAAACCTCTCGTGAGACGGTGTTGTGGACAAACTGCGAAGCGGCCGTGGAGATTGCTCGTCAAATTCGTCTGCGAAATATTGCTGGCGTAATTGTGGTGGACTTCATTGATATGGACACTCGCCGCGATCAATTGCAACTTTTAGAACATTTTAATAAAGCGTTACGCGCAGATAAGTCCCGTCCTCAAATTGCTCAGCTTACTGAATTGGGGCTAGTTGAGCTTACCCGTAAGCGCCAAGGTCAGAGTATTTACGAATTGTTTGGTCGTCCTTGTTCGACCTGTGGTGGTTTGGGGCATCTAATGCACTTACCTGGGGAAGCGGCGGGACAACCTGTTGATGCTACATCACGCACTTGGGAATCAAAACAATCGAATCAGCTTGATTTTACCTCTGAGTATGAAGATGGCGATTCGGAGTTGGGTGGTGGACTTGAGCCTAATTTGGTGAACCATCCTAGCTATCAAGAACGTGGCAATCTACGTAGACGCGGAAAACGAGCCATCCTCAACAAAGATCCACGGGAGTCGCGTGAACCAGAAAAAGTTATACCTGCGGATGTGCGATCGCGTTTCGAGCCAAGGATTGAGCCTCTAGTTGAGCCACGTTTTGAGCCACGCATCGAGCGCGAAGTCATAGTTGATCGGTCAGTTCCAAGTAAGTTATCTTTGCCGAGCATTCCTGCAGCTAAGGCGATCGCCGAGCCTAGCGAAGAATTAGTCGAGGTAATTGATGCTGCGCCTGTAGTTGTACCTGAGAATTTACCTGAGCGACCTAATAAGCGAGAAATTCGCACCAAAGTTATTGAGCCACCAGAGGTAGTTGTGGTGGAAATGACTGAAGAAGAGCAAGATGTTTATTCGCAAATTGGTGTTTCTCCCTTGGTATTATTAGATCGTGAAGTTAAAGATCCTCGCAATGTGATTGTGACTGTGGCTTTACCAGGGCAAGCGCCAAAAATTGCGAATAATATTGGTCATCTTCGTTCAAGATCGGAATCACTGATGGAATCAAGATCTGATTCAAGGTTTGAATCAAGTACCGACGTAAATCTTTCGGTGGGGCGAGAAGAACAATTTGCCGAAAGCTTAACTGAATCTGAAGAAGAAATCATTGAGCCACCAACTGAAACTGTAACCATGAATCCAGTGATTAACCCTGTCAAAAATGGTACTTCCAACGGTGTAATTTTGAGAGTAAATCGGGCGCAACCAATTGATTCATCAAACACCGAAGAAAATTTAGACTCAAGATCTGAGTCATCGGAAAATTCTAAGGAGTTTGTGCCAATTCAATCACCTGAAGCTTCTCGACGTAAGCGATCTTCCGCAAATCAACCATAA
- a CDS encoding histidine phosphatase family protein, whose translation MLGVRLRCTSNFKNQENEGKVLSTRVVIVRHGESNFNILSKIQGRGNYDRPELQSVLTDKGKQQAKLAGKALSNLNVDVAYASPLVRAQNTAKLILVENFNPPELRTTDGLLEIDLSEWESMIAGDVKEQFPEKYHLWQNEPEKFQLGDRYPILDLFAQAKALWNEILVKHQDQTILLVGHSGINRALICSAIGIPVSLYHNIQQVNCAISVLNFQGASITDGVQLESLNLASHLADISGSPLPPVKKNHNGPRLLLVRHGETEWNRQKRFQGQIDVPLNNNGHAQARRASEFLAKVKIDKAFSSPMLRPKDTALEILSKHPNIKLELFDELKEISHGLWEGKFEHEIEAEFPGELALWQAQPETVQMPEGENLQQVWDRVAIIWQKIVESVPAGETALVVAHDAVNKAILCLLFDFTPEQFWVFKQGNGGVSVIDYPQGAQGSPILQSGNITTHLSEGVLDRTAAGAL comes from the coding sequence ATGTTAGGGGTTCGGCTGCGCTGTACCTCCAACTTTAAAAATCAAGAAAATGAGGGTAAAGTTCTGAGTACGCGAGTAGTTATCGTCCGTCACGGCGAAAGTAATTTCAATATCTTAAGCAAAATTCAAGGACGAGGTAATTACGATCGCCCAGAATTGCAGTCTGTCTTGACGGACAAGGGAAAACAGCAGGCTAAGCTCGCAGGAAAAGCGCTATCAAATCTCAATGTTGATGTTGCCTATGCTAGTCCTTTAGTACGTGCTCAAAATACTGCGAAACTTATTTTGGTTGAAAATTTTAATCCTCCAGAACTAAGAACAACTGATGGTTTACTCGAAATTGATCTCAGTGAATGGGAATCGATGATCGCTGGTGACGTTAAAGAGCAGTTTCCTGAAAAATATCATCTCTGGCAAAATGAGCCAGAAAAATTTCAATTAGGCGATCGCTACCCCATCCTCGACTTATTTGCACAAGCCAAAGCTTTATGGAATGAGATTTTAGTCAAACATCAAGATCAAACAATTTTGTTGGTGGGGCATAGCGGCATTAATCGCGCTCTAATTTGCTCGGCGATCGGTATTCCTGTGAGTCTGTATCACAATATTCAGCAAGTTAACTGCGCCATAAGTGTCCTCAATTTCCAAGGAGCAAGTATCACCGACGGCGTGCAGCTTGAATCTCTCAACCTTGCTAGTCATCTTGCCGATATTTCAGGTTCACCATTACCCCCTGTCAAGAAAAATCACAATGGTCCGCGTCTATTATTAGTTCGTCATGGTGAAACTGAGTGGAATCGTCAAAAACGTTTCCAAGGACAAATCGATGTCCCCCTCAATAACAATGGTCATGCCCAAGCGCGACGAGCCAGTGAATTTTTGGCAAAGGTTAAAATCGATAAAGCATTTAGCAGCCCGATGTTGCGCCCTAAAGACACGGCTCTAGAAATTTTAAGCAAGCACCCCAACATTAAGCTGGAGTTATTTGATGAACTCAAAGAAATTTCCCATGGTCTCTGGGAAGGCAAATTTGAACATGAAATCGAAGCTGAGTTTCCCGGAGAACTAGCTCTCTGGCAAGCTCAACCTGAAACCGTGCAAATGCCTGAAGGTGAGAATTTACAGCAGGTTTGGGATCGTGTGGCAATTATTTGGCAAAAGATTGTCGAGTCTGTTCCCGCAGGTGAAACGGCGCTGGTTGTCGCCCACGATGCGGTAAACAAAGCGATTCTTTGCCTATTATTTGACTTTACCCCTGAGCAGTTTTGGGTATTTAAGCAAGGTAATGGTGGTGTCAGTGTGATTGATTATCCTCAAGGCGCACAGGGCAGTCCAATCTTGCAATCTGGAAATATTACGACGCACCTATCTGAAGGTGTGCTCGATCGCACTGCCGCAGGCGCTTTGTAA
- the psbZ gene encoding photosystem II reaction center protein PsbZ, whose amino-acid sequence MTILFQLLLAAFVLFSFVLVIGVPVAYASPSSWNQTKPLLFLGSLIWLAFVIVIGILNAFVA is encoded by the coding sequence GTGACTATTCTATTCCAACTTTTATTGGCAGCTTTTGTATTGTTTTCCTTCGTTTTGGTGATTGGTGTACCCGTAGCTTACGCATCCCCTAGCTCTTGGAACCAAACAAAACCTCTGTTATTTCTTGGCTCTCTGATTTGGTTAGCATTTGTAATTGTCATCGGCATTTTGAATGCTTTTGTAGCTTAG
- the ribH gene encoding 6,7-dimethyl-8-ribityllumazine synthase, whose protein sequence is MTVFEGSFTNTDSLRFAIVVARFNDLIVGKLLQGCQDSLLRHGVDVSETGSQVDYAWVPGSLEISMVAKKLADSGRYDAIICLGAVIRGDTPHFDYVANEVSKGVAATSFQTGVPIIFGVLTTDTMQQALERAGIKGNKGWEFGMAAIEMANLMRQIRSKSV, encoded by the coding sequence ATGACCGTTTTTGAAGGTAGCTTTACCAATACAGATAGTTTGCGCTTTGCGATCGTGGTAGCTCGGTTTAATGACCTGATCGTCGGTAAGCTTCTCCAAGGATGTCAAGATTCGTTATTGAGACATGGTGTTGATGTTTCAGAAACTGGTAGCCAAGTTGATTATGCATGGGTTCCAGGAAGTCTGGAAATATCAATGGTGGCAAAGAAATTAGCAGATTCAGGTCGTTATGACGCAATTATTTGCCTAGGGGCTGTCATTCGCGGGGACACTCCCCATTTTGACTATGTGGCTAATGAGGTTTCTAAGGGAGTTGCGGCAACCTCTTTCCAGACTGGTGTACCGATTATTTTTGGGGTGTTGACCACTGACACGATGCAGCAGGCGCTAGAACGTGCAGGCATCAAGGGTAATAAAGGTTGGGAATTTGGGATGGCGGCGATCGAAATGGCTAACCTCATGCGCCAAATTCGCTCGAAATCTGTTTAA
- a CDS encoding RrF2 family transcriptional regulator — protein sequence MKLTRKGHYSVKAMLDLVVWAKRKPASVREISDRQSIPAPYLEKILIALRQADLVESIRGVQGGYKLKRSPKDISLGEILSAVGEDTYPLPRLKPQEKLASDWVTFALWQRLDRKLKDALYSICLEDLYYDARSWQASQGQSGGFIV from the coding sequence ATGAAACTAACCAGAAAAGGTCATTACAGTGTGAAGGCGATGCTCGATCTAGTGGTTTGGGCAAAACGCAAGCCTGCCTCAGTCCGCGAAATTAGCGATCGCCAATCGATTCCTGCCCCCTATTTAGAAAAAATCTTGATCGCTTTGCGTCAAGCAGATTTGGTGGAGTCAATTCGTGGCGTGCAAGGTGGTTATAAGCTGAAGCGATCGCCCAAAGACATCTCTCTGGGCGAAATTTTATCGGCAGTTGGCGAAGATACCTATCCTTTGCCCAGACTCAAGCCACAGGAAAAACTCGCCTCTGATTGGGTCACATTTGCCCTATGGCAAAGACTTGATCGCAAGCTTAAGGATGCTCTTTACAGTATTTGTTTAGAAGATTTATATTACGATGCCCGCAGTTGGCAAGCGTCTCAAGGACAAAGCGGAGGATTTATAGTTTAA
- a CDS encoding sigma-70 family RNA polymerase sigma factor, protein MSYSLSWSTSIGGYKPSNSVSVDKLPIVELVQLCQTEAQTSRSAFAELMRRNQSYVDQVLYKLAPDWQDRADLAQEVWLRVYRNIKRLQEPEKFRGWLSRIATNLFYDELRKRKRVGNSVSLDAPFMSGDGDEMSWDLPSAAPSPIENMSTQEFYDQLRKAIQDLPSSFRETIVLREIQGLSYEEISELTGVSLGTVKSRIARARLKLQAQLQPYLSNM, encoded by the coding sequence ATGAGTTATAGCCTATCTTGGTCAACCAGCATCGGAGGGTACAAGCCCTCCAACTCCGTGTCCGTTGATAAGCTCCCCATCGTTGAATTGGTACAACTGTGCCAAACCGAAGCGCAAACCAGTAGGTCTGCGTTTGCAGAACTTATGCGACGTAATCAATCCTATGTCGATCAAGTACTATACAAACTCGCTCCTGACTGGCAAGATCGCGCTGATCTTGCTCAAGAAGTATGGCTGCGTGTTTACCGAAATATCAAGCGCTTACAAGAGCCAGAAAAATTTCGTGGTTGGCTGAGTCGGATTGCCACAAATTTGTTCTATGACGAATTGCGTAAACGCAAACGAGTTGGCAACTCCGTTTCCCTCGACGCACCATTTATGTCTGGCGATGGTGATGAAATGAGTTGGGACTTACCTAGCGCGGCTCCTAGCCCAATCGAGAACATGTCTACGCAGGAGTTCTATGACCAACTTCGCAAAGCTATTCAAGATTTACCTTCTAGTTTCCGAGAAACCATTGTGCTAAGGGAAATTCAAGGTTTATCTTACGAAGAGATTTCGGAGTTAACAGGTGTATCGCTTGGTACAGTCAAATCACGTATAGCTAGAGCAAGATTGAAGCTACAAGCGCAACTACAACCCTATTTGTCCAATATGTAA
- a CDS encoding anti-sigma factor family protein, whose amino-acid sequence MIIPEERFELLSAYIDGEVTEAEEQLVEQWLSDDVDFRRLYQQQLKLRQSLIDLPVPVAAHSSVKAETDVMINRVFAEIDKRSQRRKWKLAGIGISVAAVVGVIGSMFTFNSSPQFSPVTNNINAPNQVKEEPILIAMEEPLVPLPKSMNSK is encoded by the coding sequence ATGATTATTCCAGAGGAGCGCTTTGAGTTACTCAGTGCGTATATAGATGGCGAAGTAACTGAAGCTGAAGAGCAACTTGTCGAACAGTGGCTGTCCGATGACGTTGATTTCCGTCGCCTCTATCAACAACAACTAAAGCTACGTCAATCCTTAATTGATTTGCCAGTGCCTGTGGCAGCCCATTCATCTGTAAAAGCAGAGACAGATGTAATGATTAATCGTGTCTTTGCTGAGATTGACAAGCGATCGCAGCGTCGTAAATGGAAATTGGCAGGTATTGGCATATCGGTTGCGGCTGTGGTTGGGGTAATTGGATCGATGTTTACCTTTAACTCTAGTCCTCAATTTAGCCCAGTCACAAATAATATCAATGCTCCTAACCAAGTCAAAGAAGAACCAATCTTAATTGCCATGGAAGAGCCACTTGTACCTTTACCAAAATCGATGAATTCTAAATAA